In Streptomyces sp. HUAS ZL42, the DNA window CTTCTTCTTCGACTCCTCCGGGACGTACCAGAGGGTGCCGACGTTGTCGAACAGTGTGGAGACGAGGAGGTCCGGGGTGAGGGCCGCGTACTTCTCGACGTTGAACTCGCCCCAGACGTTGCCGAGGATCGTCACCTTGCTGATGTCCATGTCGCCGGCCTGGACGTCGGCCTTGCCGTCCGTGGTCCTGGTCGGGCCGAAGACGCCCTTGGCCTGGATGCCGTAGTCGTACAGCGCGGCGGCGACACCCACGAACGCGACGATGTTCGACGGGATCTTGTCGGCCTTGGCGGTCTGGCCGCGGTCGTCCTTGAAGGACCAGGGACCGGACTTGGCGGCAGCGCTCGCGGTCGAGCCCGAGCCACCGCTTTTCGCGTCGTCGTCGCCGCAGGCTGCGAGCACGGCACCGAGGCCGAGGGCGCCGCCCGCGGCGAGGATGCCGCGGCGGGTGAGGTGGGTGGCGCTGGCGTTGGACATGGGCATGCTGCCTTCGAACAGGGCGGATCAGCCGCGGACGATTCGAAGGTAGGTTAGCCTAACCTCACCTGATGTCCAGAGGGCGGGGCATCCCGGCCTCGAACCCGTGCGGATGCCGTGCTCTGCGAAGGTCCTCAGCCCACCAGCCCCAGCTCCCGGGCGATCAGCATCCGCTGGACCTCGCTCGTGCCCTCGCCGATCTCCAGGATCTTGGAGTCGCGCCACATACGGGCGACCGGGTACTCGTTCATGAAGCCGTAGCCGCCGTGGATCTGCGTGGCGTCGCGGGCGTTGTCGACCGCGATCGTCGACGAGTACAGCTTCGCCAGGGCCGCCTCCTTCTTGAAGGACTCGCCGGACACCAGGCGGGCGGCCGCGTCGCGCCAGGCGAGGCGGGCCGTGTGGGCCTTCATCTCCATGTCGGCGATCTTGAACTGGATCGCCTGGTTGGCGCCGATGGGGCGGCCGAAGGCGTGGCGTTCCTTCGCGTACTTCACGGACTCGTCCAGACAGCCCTGGGCCAGCCCCGTGGCCAGCGCGGCGATCGCGATACGGCCCTCGTCCAGGATGCGCAGGAACTGCGCGTAGCCGCGGCCCTCCTCGCCCAGCAGGTTGGCCGCCGGAACCCGCACGTCGTCGAAGGACAGCTCGCGGGTGTCCGAGGCGTTCCAGCCGACCTTGGAATAAGGGGCGGCCACCGTGAAGCCCGGGGTGCCGGACGGGACGATGATCGCCGAGATGCGGGGGCCGCCGTCGGGCTTGCGGCCCGTGACCGCGGTGACCGTCACCAGCCCTGTGATGTCCGTGCCCGAGTTGGTGATGAAGCACTTCGTGCCGTTGATCACCCACTCGTTCGTCTCCGGGTCCAGCCGGGCCGTCGTCCGGGTGGCTCCGGCGTCGCTGCCGCCGTCCGGCTCCGTCAGGCCGAAGGCACCCAGGATCTCGCCCGTGCACAGCCGCGGAAGCCACTCGCGCTTCTGCTCCTCGGTGCCGAAGAGATGGATCGGCATGGCGCCCAGCGACACCCCCGCCTCCAGCGTGATCGCCACCGAGGAGTCGACCCGGGCCAGTTCCTCCAGGGCCACGCCCAGGGCCAGGTAGTCGCCGCCCATGCCGCCGTACTCCTCCGGGAACGGCAGCCCGAACAGGCCCATCCGGCCCATCTCGCGGACGATCTCGTACGGGAACTCGTGGTGCTCGTAGTACTCGCCGATCTTCGGCGCCACGACCTCGTGCGCGAACTCCTCGACCGTACGGCGGAGTTCTTCCAGTTCGGGGGAGAGTCGGTAGTCCATGGTGGTCAGTGCTCCTCGTTGGCCTCGTAGGCCTCGCTGTCCTGGTGGGACAGGGCTCGGACGGTGCGGGACGGGCTGGGTCGGCCCAGTTGTTCGGCCATCCACACGCTCGTGGCGACGAGGCGGCCGAGGTCGACTCCGGTGTCGATGCCGAGACCCTGAAGCATCCACACGAGGTCTTCGGTGGCGAGGTTGCCGGTGGCGGACCTGGCGTACGGGCAGCCGCCGAGGCCGCCCGCGGAGGCGTCGACCGTGGTGACGCCGTGCTGGAGCGCGGCCAGGGTGTTGGCGAGGGCCTGGCCGTACGTGTCGTGGAAGTGCACGCCCAGGGCGGCGGTGGGGATCCGCCGGCCGTTGAGCGCCGTCAGGAGATCGAGGACGTGCCCCGGGGTCGCCACCCCGATGGTGTCGCCCAGGCTCAGTTCGTCGCAGCCCATGTCGAGAAGGGCCTTGCAGACCCGGACGACCTGGGGGATCGGCACCGGCCCCTCCCAAGGGTCGCCGAAGCACATGGAAAGGTAGCCGCGGACGTGCACCTGCTCCGCCCTCGCCCTGGCCACCACCGGCTCGAACATCGCCAGCGCCTCGTCCACCGTGCGGTTGAGGTTGGCCTTCGCGAAGGACTCGGTGGCGCTGGCGAAGACGGCGACGCGCCGCGCCCCGAGCGACAGGGCACGGTCCAGGCCCCGCTCGTTGGGCACGAGGACGGGCAGGGCCACCGGGAGGTCGCTCACGAGCGGGAACAGCTGCTCGGCGTCCGCGAGTTGGGGCACCCACTTCGGGTGGACGAAGCTGGTCGCCTCGATCGTCGTCAGGCCCGCGTCGGCGAGGCGTCGGACGAACTGCGCCTTGATTTCGGTCGGTACGGCCGACTTCTCGTTCTGCAGGCCGTCACGCGCGCCGACCTCGTGGATCCGCACGCGCGCGGGCAGATCCCGGGCCGGTACGACCATGGGGAGCGTCATTTCTCCTCCTCTCCCGGGGCGATCTCCGCCGGGGTGATGACCGCCAGCACCTGGTCCATGGCGACCGTCGTGCCCGGTGCCACGTCCAGTTCGGTGACCGTGCCGGCGTGCGGGGCGGAGATGACGTGCTCCATCTTCATCGCCTCCACGACCAGCAGGCTCTGACCGGCGGCCACCTCGTCGCCGACGGCGACCTTCACGACGGTGACCGTGCCGGGCATGGGGGCGGTGAGCGAGTCGGCACCGGAGTGCGCGGCCCGGCCGAGCGACGCGGCGACCGGGTCGTGGTCGCGCACGTGCCAGGCGTCGCCGTCGCGGCCCAGCCAGGTGCCCTCCGGCAGGGCGGCGAAGGTGTGGGCGGCGCCGTCGAGGTGGAAGGTGAACCGTGCCTCCGCTCCCGGGCCCGGGGGCCGGCCCCCGTACCCCCGCAGGGGCGTCTCCGCGCCGTCGGGCAGCACCTCGACCGCGCCGTCCGGCGTGCTGCGCACGCGGACGGTGATCGGGTCATGCCCTGCCACCCGCAGATGGTGTTCCGTCCAGGCCCGTTCGCCGCCCAGGCGCCAGCCGTCCGGAACGGAGAACGGGTCGACCCAACCGGAGCCCTGCGCCGGGCCGGCGGCGGCCCGGCGCAGCAGCGCCGCCGCGGCGTAGACCTCGTGCGGCACCTCGCCCGGGACCAGGGAGTCGACCTCCCGTTCCACCAGGCCCGTGTCCAACTCGCCCGCCACGACCGCGGGATGCGCCAGCAGCCGCCGCAGGAACCCGGCGTTCGTCTGCACGCCCAGCGTGACCGTCTCCGCGAGGGCCGCCCGGAGCTTGCGCAGCGCGGTCGCCCGGTCCGGGCCGTACGCGATCACCTTGGACAGCATCGGGTCGTACAGGCTGCCGACCTCCGTGCCCTCGCTGAGCCCGGAGTCGGTGCGGATGCCGTGGCCCTGGGGTTCGCGCAGCCGGAGCACCGTGCCGCCCGACGGGAGGAAGCCGCGCGAAGGGTCCTCGGCGCAGACGCGGGCCTCGACGGCATGGCCGGTGAAAGTGATGTCCTCCTGCTTGTACGGCAGTTGCTCGCCCGCCGCCACCCGCAGCTGCCACTCCACCAGATCCAGGCCGGTGATGAGTTCGGTGACCGGGTGCTCCACCTGGAGACGGGTGTTCATCTCCATGAAGTAGTACGAGGAGGGGTCGCCGCCGGGGACGATGAACTCCACCGTGCCCGCGCCCCGGTAACCGCAGGAGCGGGCCGCCTGCACGGCCGCCTCGCCCATAGCGGCCCGGGTCCCCTCGTCGAGGAGCACGCTCGGCGCCTCCTCGATGATCTTCTGGTGCCGGCGCTGCAGGGAGCATTCGCGCTCGCCCAGGTGAACGACGTTTCCGAGGCCGTCCGCCAGGACCTGGATCTCGATGTGGCGGGGCCGGTCGATCCACCGCTCGACGAGGAGCGTGTCGTCGCCGAAGGAGGCGCGGGCCTCACGACGGGCGGCCGCGATCTCGTCGGACAGCCTCTGAGGGTCCCTGACCAGCCGCATGCCCTTGCCGCCACCACCCGCGGACGGCTTGAACAGCACGGGCATGCCGATCTCGCGGGCTGCGTCGGCGAGTTGGCCGTCCGTCAGTCCACTGCCGCTCGACCCGGGCACCACCGGCACCCCGGCCGCCCGCACGGTCTCCTTGGCCCGGATCTTGTCGCCCATGAGGGAGATCGCGTCCGCCGGCGGCCCGACGAAGACCAGCCCGGCGTCGGCGCACGCGCGCGCGAAGCCGGCGTTCTCCGCGAGGAAGCCGTACCCGGGGTGGACGGCCTGCGCGCCGGTCCGCGCGGCCGCGTCGAGGAGCCGCTCGGCCGACAGATAGCTTTGCGCCGCCGGGGCCGGACCGATCCGTACGGCCGTGTCGGCCTCGCGGACGTGCCGGGCGTCGGCGTCGGCGTCGGAGAAGACGGCGACCGAGCGCACGCCCATCGACCGCAACGTACGGATGACGCGCACCGCGATCTCGCCCCGGTTGGCCACGAGCACTGTGTCGAACATGGGTCCCCTCCTCACATCCGGAAGACGCCGAAGGCGGGTTCGCCCAGCGGGGCGTTCGCGCACGCGGTCAGAGCCAGGCCCAGCACCTGCCGGGTCTCGAGCGGGTCGATCACCCCGTCGTCCCAGAGGCGGGCCGTCGCGTAGTAAGCGTTCCCCTGACGCTCGTACTGCGCACGGACAGGCGCCTTGAAGGCTTCCTCCTCCTCCGCGGGCCAGGACTCCCCGCGCGCCTCCAGCTGGTCGCGCTTGACGGTCGCGAGGACGGAGGCGGCCTGCTCGCCGCCCATCACGGAGATCTTGGCGTTGGGCCACATCCACAGGAAGCGGGGGGAGTAGGCCCGGCCGCACATGGAGTAGTTGCCGGCGCCGTACGACCCGCCGACGACGACCGTCAGCTTGGGCACGCGCGTGCAGGCCACGGCCGTGACCATCTTGGCGCCGTGCTTGGCGATGCCGCCCGCCTCGTAGTCCCTGCCGACCATGAAGCCGGAGATGTTCTGGAGGAACACCAGCGGGATTCCGCGCTGGTCGCACAGCTCGATGAAGTGGGCGCCCTTCTGGGCGGACTCGGAGAACAGGATGCCGTTGTTGGCGACGATCCCGACCGGGTGACCGTGGATCCGGGCGAAGCCGGTGACCAGGGTCTGCCCGAACTCGGCCTTGAACTCCGAGAAGCGGGAGCCGTCGGCCACGCGCGCGACGATCTCGCGTACGTCGTAGGGGGTGCGGGAGTCGACGGGCACCGCGCCGTACAGCCCGTACGGGTCCGCCTTGGGTTCGACGGAGGGCTCCACCGCCCAGGGCAGCGCCTGGCGTGCGGGCAGCGTGGCGACGATGTTCCGGACGATGCGCAGGGCGTGGGCGTCGTCCTCCGCGAGGTGGTCGGTGACGCCCGACACGCGCGCGTGGACGTCGCCGCCGCCGAGCTCCTCGGCCGTGACGACCTCCCCGGTGGCGGCCTTCACCAGCGGGGGGCCGCCGAGGAAGATGGTGCCCTGGTTGCGGACGATGACGGCCTCGTCGCTCATGGCGGGGACGTACGCCCCGCCTGCGGTGCAGGATCCGAGGACGGCCGCGACCTGGGGGATCCCGGCGCCGGACATGCGGGCCTGGTTGTAGAAGATGCGGCCGAAGTGCTCGCGGTCGGGGAAGACCTCGTCCTGCATGGGCAGGAAGGCGCCCCCGGAGTCCACGAGGTAGACGCAGGGAAGCCGGTTCTCGAGGGCCACCTCCTGCGCGCGCAGGTGCTTCTTCACCGTCATCGGGTAGTACGTCCCGCCCTTGACGGTGGCGTCATTGGCGACGATCACGCACTCGCGTCCGCTGACCCGGCCGATCCCGGCGATGACTCCGGCGGCGGGGGCCTGTCCGTCGTACATCCCGTCGGCGGCGAGGGGGGCCAGCTCTAGGAAGGGCGAGCCCGGGTCGAGGAGGGTGTCCACGCGGTCGCGCGGCAGCAGTTTCCCGCGCGCGGTGTGGCGCGCGCGGGCCTTCTCGCCGCCGCCGAGCCGGGCCGCGGCGAGCTTGCCGCGCAGCTCCTCGACGAGGGCGCGGTGCGCCTCCTCGTTGGCCCGAAAGGCCTCCGACGCGGGGTCCGCCGCGCTCGTCAGCTCCGGTGCCTGTTGCATCCTGCGATCCCCTCACCTTGTTAATGAGCGTTAACGCATTTCCTTCAGGTTAACGACCGCTAACCTCCCTGTCTAGAATTGCCTTCATGGCCACCAGAACCGACGCCCCCACCCGTCGCGAGCAGATCCTCAAGGAGGCCGCGCGGCTGTTCGCCGAACGCGGCTTCCACGGCGTCGGTGTGGACGAGATAGGGGCCGCGGTCGGCATCAGCGGGCCGGGTCTGTACCGCCACTTCGCGGGCAAGGACGCGATGCTCGCGGAGCTGCTGGTGGGGATCAGCGGTCAGCTGCTGACCGGTGCCAAGCGGCGACTGCAGGAGGCCGACGGGGTGCCGGCCGAGGCGGTCCTCGACTCGCTCATCGAGGGGCACATCGACTTCGCGCTCGACGACCGCCCCCTCATCACCCTGCACGACCGCGAGCTGGACCGCCTCCGGGACAGCGACCGCAAGCTCGTGCGCCAGCTGCAGCGGCAGTACGTCGAGCTGTGGGTGGAGGTGGTGCGGGAGGTGTACCCGGGCCTGGCGGAGCCGACGGCGCGGTCTGCGGTGCACTCGGTGTTCGGGCTGCTGAACTCCACGCCACACCTTGGCCGCCCCGGGTCACTGCCGGGGCGCGGGGCGACCGCGGAGCTGCTGCACCGGATGGCGCGGGGGGCGTTCGCGGCGGCGCAGGCGGACTGAGCGACCCGACCTTGATCAAACGTACGTGACGAGCGTTACGGATCGTCTGGTCTGGACGCGTGTTGATACTCGCCGGTACGGTAAGTCTGAGCAAGCGCTTAGACATACTGACGTACGTGGAGGTGGCGGCGTGCGCCGTACGGTGTTCAACGAGGATCACGAGGCGTTTCGGGAGACCCTCCGGGCCTTCATCGAGGCCGAGGTCGTTCCCGTCTACGACGAGTGGTTCGCCGCGGGCCAGGCGCCGCGCGAGTTCTACTACAAACTCGCCGAGCTGGGCGTCTTCGGCATACGCGTCGACGAGGAGTACGGCGGCGCCGGCATCGACTCGTACAAGTTCGAGGCCGTGCTCTACGAGGAGACCGCCCGCGCGGGCGTGACCTTCGGCGGCTCCGGCGTGCACGTGCTGCTCGGTCTGCCGTACATCAAGATGCTCGCCAGCGACGAGCAGAAGAAGCGGTTCCTGCCGAAGTTCGTCTCCGGTGAGGAGATGTGGGCGATCGCGATGACCGAGCCGGGCACCGGCTCCGACCTCGCGGGCATGAAGACCACCGCCAAGCTCTCCGAGGACGGCACGCACTACGTCCTCAACGGCGCCAAGACCTTCATCACCGGCGGCGTCCACGCCGACCGCATGATCGTCTGCGCGCGCACCGCCGCGCCCACCGCCGAGGACCGCCGCCACGGCATCTCCCTCTTCGTCGTGGACACCAAGGCCGAGGGCTACTCCGTCGGCCGCAAGCTGGACAAGCTCGGCCTGAAGACCTCCGACACCGCCGAGCTGGCGTTCGTCGACGTCAAGGTGCCCGTCGAGGACCTGCTCGGCGAGGAGAACAAGGGCTTCTACTACCTCGGCCACAACCTCGCCTCCGAGCGCTGGGGCATCGCCTACGGGGCGTACGCGCAGGCCAAGGCGGCCATCCGGTTCACCAAGCAGTACGTCCAGGACCGTGTCGTCTTCGGCCAGCCGGTCGCCGCCTTCCAGAACACCAAGTTCGAGCTGGCCGCCTGCCAGGCCGAGGTGGACGCGGCCGAGGCCGTCGCCGACCGCGCCACGGAGGCCCTCGACGCCGGGGAGCTGACCCCGGCCGAGGCCGCGAGCGCCAAGCTGTTCTGCACCGAGGTCGCCCACCGCGTCATCGACCGCTGCCTCCAGCTGCACGGCGGCTACGGCTTCATGAACGAGTACCCGATCGCCCGCCTGTACGCGGACAACCGCGTCAACCGCATCTACGGCGGCACCAGCGAGATCATGAAGTCGATCATCGCGAAGGACATGGGTCTGTAAGCCCACCGCAATCACTGCCCGATACAACTGGACGTCATGAGCCAGGCACTTCAGGGTCTCCTCGATCTGCTCGACCTCGAGCAGATCGAGGAGAACATCTTCCGCGGTCAGTCCCGGTCCGCCGTCGTCCCCCGCGTCTTCGGCGGACAGGTGGCGGCACAGGCGCTGGTCGCCGCGGGGCGTACGGTCCCCGCGGACCGGCACGCCCACTCCCTGCACGCGTACTTCCTTCGCATGGGTGACCCGGGCGCGCCCATCGTCTACAACGTCGAACGCATCCGCGACGGCCGCTCCTTCACCACCCGCAGGGCGGTCGCGGTCCAGCACGGCCGGCCGATCTTCACGCTGTCGGCGTCCTTCCAGACGTACGAGGAAGGCCTCGACCACCAGGCCCCCATGCCGCCCGCCCCCGACCCGGAGACCGTCCCCACCAGCCAGGAACGCCTGCGCGGTTACGACCATCTCGACCCCGTGATCGTCGAGAGGTTCCTGGAGGCCCGCCAGGCGGTCGACCTGCGCTACGTCGACGAGCCGCCGTACGGGAAGTTCGGCGAGCCCCGCGAGCCGCACTCCCAGGTGTGGTTCCGCACCAACGGCAAGCTCGCCGACGACCCCTTGCTGCACGTCGTCCTCGCCACGTACGTCTCCGACATGACCCTCCTCGACTCGGTCCTCCTCGCGCACGGCCGCGGCGGCTGGGCGGTCGGTGACGTGGTCGGGGCCTCGCTGGACCACGCCATGTGGTTCCACCGCCCGTTCCGCGCCGACGAATGGCTCCTGTACGACCAGGAGTCCCCGTCGGCGTACGGCGGCCGCGGCCTCGGCCAGGCCCGCATCTACACCCAGGACGGCCGCCTGGCCATCTCGGTGATCCAGGAGGGCGTGGTCCGGGTCCCCCAGGAGCGGCCCGAAACCGGTTGAGGCGCCCGGCGGCCGCAGGCTGGGATGGGACCATGACCGAGACATGGAACTGGCGCGGCGGGCGGATCCGGCCCGCTTTCCTGGAAGCCGCCGACACCGTCGCCGACCTGCTGGCACAGCCCGCAGTGGCCGCCGCCTGGGACAAGCCGAGTGTGCTCGAGGACTTCGGCGTGAGCGGCCTCGCCGGGCACGTCTTCTGGCAGGAGCTGGCCCTGCCCGGGCTGCTCGCGCGGCCGGTGCCGGCCGAGCCCGTGGTGTCCCTGCGCGAGTACTACCTGCAGCGGGTGATCTGGCTGGACGCCGGTGCCGACGCGCCCGTCAGCGCACGCATCCGGCAGGGCGGCGAGGCCACCGCCGCGGACGGGCACGCGGCGCTGCACGCGCGCGTGCGGGACGCGCTCGGGCGGCTGCACACCGAGGTTGCGGCCGCACCCGCCGTGCGTCCCCTCCGCATCCCCTCCTGGGGCGACTGGTCCCTCGACCTCGACGACTTCCTGCTCACCCGGCTGATGGAACTCGTCGTCCACGCCGACGACCTGGCGTGCAGTGTGGGTCTGCCGACGCCGCGGTTCCCGGAACGGGTGACCGCACCGGTCGTGGAGCTGCTCGCCAGGCTCGCGGTCCGGCGCCACGGCACCGTCGACGTCGTACGGGGGCTCGCCCGCGCGGAACGCGCCCCCGCCTCGATCGCCGGTATCTGAGCGCTAGGTAGGGGGCTATGCGAGCCCGGCCTCCGCCAGCAGGTACGCCGTCATCGGGTCGTAGTGGCGCGGGCTGACCACATGGTCGTCGAGCGGGACCGTCACCTGTACGGTCCCCTCGGCCTCCGCGATGAACAGCGCGGGGTCGTTGCAGTCGGCGTAGCCGACGGAGTCGATGCCGTGCTGCCCGGCGTAGCCCGCCCAGCCGTGGTCGGCGACGACCAGGTCGGGCAGGGGCCGGCCCTCGCGTTCCAGTGCGGTGAGGACGGCCTTCATCGGCTCGCCCGAGTGGGTGTGCCAGAGGGTGGCGCCGTGCTCCAGGACCGCCACGTCCGCGAACTGCATGACATAGCCCTCGTCCGTCTGCAGTCCGTCCGGGATGACCACGATCTCGCAGCCCGCCGTGCGCAGGGCCGCGGCCGTGGCGCGGTGGACGTCGAGCAGGCCGCCCGGGTGACCGGTCGCGAACAGGACGCGCTGCTGCCCGTCCGCCGCCTTGCGCAGGCGCCCCGCCAGCCGGTCCAGGCCGTCGAGGGTCAGCTGGGGGTCGATGGTGTCCCGGCCGTACCGGTACTCGGGATCGTCGTTGACACCCACCCGCTCCGCCATCACCGCGAGCACGTCCTGCTCGTCGGTCCAGCGGTCGCCGAGCTCCAGGCCGAGCCAGAAGTTGCGGACACCGTTGGCGAGCTGGCGGTAGTGGGAGAGGTTGTTCTCGCGCGGGGTGGCGACCTCACCCGCGATACGGGTCTTCACGAGGTGCTCGACGAGTTCTGCGCGGCTGGGCGTCCCGGGTATCGGCATGGTCTCCATTGTGGTGCAGCCGACTGCGGGAGTCCGCGCTGTTCCGGACGCTGGGACGCGCGTCACTCACCGCTGTTTCAGCGCGAACCACAGCTCCATCCGTACGTCCGGATCGTCCAGGTCCGTCTCCAGCAGGGCGGTGCAGCGGGCGATGCGCTGCCGCACGGTGTTGCGGTGCACGGACAGGGCCACCGCCGTGCGATCCCAACTGCCGTGCAGGGAGAGCCAGGTGCGCAGGGTCTCGATGAGGGCCGGGATGCCGGCGATGGGGGCCAGGAGGGCGCGGGCGTGCGCCGTGGCCTCGTCCTGCGGGACCAGGTCGGCGAGGGCGGCGCGGGTGCCGTGGCGGACCAGTGCCGTGCGGGTGGCCCGGGCACGGGCCAGGGCACGGGCGGCCTGGGTGTCGGCGGCGGGCCACGCCTCCGGGGCGACGGCGGCGCTGACGCCCAGCGTCCAGCCGGGCTGCGGGCCCGGCTCCCGTTCGGCCGGGACGAGGACCCGTACGACGTCCTTCGCCACGTCGACCAGCGGTGACCCGAGCGCGGCGCCCAGCGCGGAGGCGGCCACGGCGTCCGGGGTCCGCGCGGCGGGGCGGGCGTGCACGACCAGCCACTCCCCGGCACCGAGGAGAGGGGCCACGGCAGGGGGCGTGGAACCGAGCAGCAGCCGTACGAGGGCGGAGGACCGGTCCGCTCCCGTACCGCTGCGGTGCTCGCCGGTGAGAAGGGAGAGCAGGACCGCGGCGACCGAGGCGATGGTGTGGTCACCGGGCTCCCGCTGCGGCGCCGCGACCCCGAGCACGAATCCCTGCCCCGAGCCGAGGGCGTAGGCGGCGAGGTGGGTGCCGGAGACGGTGTCGGTGGCGGTCGAGGAGCCGCGGCCCGTCACGACCTGCGCCAGCGCGGCCAGCGCCCTCTCGACGGCGCCTTCCGGCTCCCGGCCCGCCCCCGCGATCTCCGCCCCCTCCGGTCCGTACAGCACCGCCCGCCCTCCGACTCCCCGGGCCAGTCGGCGCAGGATCGACGGGACCGGGTCCGGGCGGGCCGCCGCGGCCGCCATGCTCTGCTGGGCCTCCGTGACGCGGCGGAGTTCGGCCAGGCGGGCCCGGGCCATCAGCTGCCAGACCGCGCGGGCCACGCCCGAGAAGGTCGTCTGCGGCGGGACCTCCAGGAGCGGCAGCTGGTACGCGTCGCAGGCGGCCATCAGTGCGCGCGGCACCGTGTCGTGCACGGGAGCGAGCCCGAAGCCGAGCGCCGCGCCGCCGGCCGCCACGATCCGCGACACGTAGTCGTCGAAGTACGTGCCCGACCCGGCCGCCTCCGGGATGTGTACGCCCGCCGTCAGCAGCAGTTCACCGCCCAGCAGGTACGGGTAGGGGTCGGCCATCTCCGACGTGTGCACCCAGTGGACGACGGCGCCGGGGCCGGACGGTCCCGCGACCTGCCGCAGGGCCAGGTCCTCGCGGGCCAGGAGTGCCGCGAGGGGCACGGGTGGCGTAGGGGGAACAGCAGGGTCCGGCATGGTGTGCGTTTCATTCACTCCGTACGGTTGGAATGGATGAAATGTACACTTCGCACTCTCTTTCCGGCCACCTAGTGTCGGTCCCGACCGCACCGAAGCCCAGGAAGAAGGCACACCCCATGAGCAGCAACGAGACGCCCCGCGGCCCCGTCGACTCCTCCCGTGTCCCGCGGTACGCCGGTCCCGCGACCTTCGCCCGGCTGCCCCGCCTCGACGAGGTCGGCCGCGCGGACGTCGCCGTGGTGGGCGTGCCGTTCGACTCCGGTGTCTCGTACCGGCCGGGCGCTCGCTTCGGCGGCAACGCGATCCGCGAGGCGTCCCGGCTGCTGCGGCCGTACAACCCGGCGCAGGACGCCTCCCCCTTCGCCCTCGCGCAGGTCGCGGACGGCGGGGACATCGCCGTGAACCCCTTCAACATCAACGAGGCCGTCGAGACCGTCGAGGCGGCGGCGGACGAGCTGCTCGGCACGGGCGCGCGCCTGATGACCCTGGGCGGCGACCACACCATCGCCCTTCCGCTGCTCCGCTCGGTCGCGAAGAAGCACGGCCCGGTCGCGCTGCTGCACTTCGACGCCCACCTCGACACCTGGGACACGTACTTCGGCGCCGAGTACACGCACGGGACGCCGTTCCGCCGGGCGGTGGAGGAGGGCATCCTCGACACGGAGGCGCTGTCGCACGTCGGCACCCGCGGTCCCCTGTACGGCAAGCAGGACCTGACCGACGACGAGAAGATGGGCTTCGGCATCGTCACGTCGGCGGACATCTACCGCCGGGGCGCCGACGAGGTCGCCGACCAGCTGCGCGAACGCATCGGGGACCGGCCGCTGTACATCTCGATCGACATCGACTGCCTCGACCCGGCGCACGCGCCCGGCACCGGCACCCCGGAGGCGGGCGGTATGACCTCCCGCGAGCTGCTGGAGATCCTGCGCGGTCTCGCGTCCTGCAACCTGGTCTCGGCGGACGTCGTCGAGGTGGCCCCCGCGTACGATCACGCGGAGATCACGTCGGTGGCCGCGTCCCACACGGCGTACGAACTGACCACGATCATGTCCCGGCGGATCGCGCGGGAGAAGGCGGCGAAGTGACCCACGACCACGACCTGGTGCTCCGCCCGACCGCCGCACAGACGGAGGCCGCGCTGAACCCTCCCCCCGGCCGCATCGGCGGGGACCTGGTCGTGGAGACCCTGGCCGGGCTCGGCGCGACGACCGTCTTCGGTCTGCCCGGGCAGCACGCGCTGGGCATGTTCGACGCGTTGCGCCGCTCCGATCTGCGGTACGTCGGCCTGCGCGTGGAGAACAACGCGGGCTTCGCGGCGGACGCGTACGGCAGGATCACGGGGGAGGCGGCCCCGCTGCTGCTGTCGACGGGCCCGGGCGCGCTGACCTCCCTGGCCGCGTTGCAGGAAGCGGCCATGGCCTCCGCTCCCGTCCTGGCGATCAGCAGTCAGATCCCCACCGCGGGCCTGGGCGGCGGCCGCCACGGTTACCTCCACGAACTCCCGGATCAGGCAGCCTCGTTCAGAGGCG includes these proteins:
- the speB gene encoding agmatinase, with protein sequence MSSNETPRGPVDSSRVPRYAGPATFARLPRLDEVGRADVAVVGVPFDSGVSYRPGARFGGNAIREASRLLRPYNPAQDASPFALAQVADGGDIAVNPFNINEAVETVEAAADELLGTGARLMTLGGDHTIALPLLRSVAKKHGPVALLHFDAHLDTWDTYFGAEYTHGTPFRRAVEEGILDTEALSHVGTRGPLYGKQDLTDDEKMGFGIVTSADIYRRGADEVADQLRERIGDRPLYISIDIDCLDPAHAPGTGTPEAGGMTSRELLEILRGLASCNLVSADVVEVAPAYDHAEITSVAASHTAYELTTIMSRRIAREKAAK